Proteins encoded within one genomic window of Mycolicibacterium aubagnense:
- the poxB gene encoding ubiquinone-dependent pyruvate dehydrogenase gives MPTVADHVIATLQASGVDRVFGLPGDSLNGFTDAIRRADGVAWEHVRHEETAAFAAAGFAAVTGQLAVCAGSCGPGNLHLINGLFDAQRSRVPVLAIAAHIPAAEIGSQYFQETHPQELFRECSVFCELASTPESALRVLQMAMRAAIEEQGVAVVVVPGEVFLQRLRDPARIRPVLPSRSVTRPDDTALAAAAAILNQSARITILAGAGTAGAHEQLVELAGTLKAPVVHALRGKEYVEYDNPYDVGMTGLLGFASGYKAIKEADVLLMLGTDFPYRQFYPEDAIVIQVDIRGRHLGRRTAIDVGLVGTVRDTLIALRPLLAPKSDQTHLDRAVSHYRRTRDRLDSLAVNDHDRTPIRPEYVAALVSRLAATDAVFTVDVGSPVVWAARYLTMNGRRRLLGSFNHGTMACALPLAIGAQTADRNRQVVALAGDGGLTMLFGELITLVQNRLPVKLIVFNNSSLNFVELEMKAAGIVTFGTDLHNPDFAEVARACGLFTRRVEHPADLESAIADVLEHDGPALVDVVTARNELSIPPAITAEQAKGFSLYAIRTILAGHSDELLDLITTNVARRILD, from the coding sequence ATGCCGACTGTCGCCGATCACGTCATCGCCACACTGCAGGCCAGCGGGGTTGACCGCGTATTCGGTCTGCCCGGTGACAGCCTCAACGGATTCACCGATGCGATCCGGCGAGCCGACGGAGTCGCTTGGGAGCATGTACGTCACGAAGAGACGGCCGCCTTCGCCGCGGCCGGTTTCGCCGCGGTGACCGGGCAGTTGGCCGTGTGCGCCGGCAGTTGTGGCCCGGGGAACCTGCACTTGATCAACGGCTTGTTCGACGCGCAGCGCAGTCGCGTACCGGTGCTCGCCATCGCCGCCCACATTCCCGCAGCCGAGATCGGGTCTCAGTACTTTCAGGAAACCCACCCGCAGGAATTGTTTCGCGAATGCAGCGTCTTCTGCGAACTCGCGAGTACTCCTGAATCTGCCCTGCGCGTGCTGCAGATGGCGATGCGCGCAGCGATCGAGGAACAGGGGGTGGCAGTGGTCGTCGTTCCCGGCGAGGTGTTCCTGCAGCGGCTGCGTGATCCGGCGCGGATCCGGCCAGTGTTGCCGAGCCGATCCGTCACGCGGCCGGACGACACAGCACTCGCGGCCGCGGCCGCGATTCTGAACCAGTCCGCAAGAATTACGATCCTTGCGGGCGCCGGCACCGCGGGGGCGCACGAGCAATTGGTTGAGTTGGCGGGAACGCTCAAGGCGCCGGTGGTGCATGCGCTGCGCGGCAAAGAGTATGTCGAGTACGACAATCCGTACGACGTGGGCATGACCGGGCTGCTGGGGTTTGCCTCCGGCTACAAGGCGATCAAGGAAGCCGATGTGCTCCTGATGCTCGGCACCGATTTTCCGTATCGCCAGTTCTATCCCGAGGATGCGATCGTCATTCAGGTCGATATTCGGGGTCGGCATCTCGGCCGCCGCACAGCGATCGACGTCGGGCTGGTCGGGACGGTGCGCGATACCCTGATCGCGCTGCGCCCGCTGCTGGCACCGAAATCGGACCAGACTCATCTCGATCGTGCGGTCAGCCATTACCGCCGGACCCGTGACCGCCTGGACTCGTTGGCGGTGAACGATCACGACCGGACCCCGATCCGACCCGAATATGTTGCCGCGCTGGTCAGCCGATTGGCCGCCACCGATGCGGTGTTCACGGTCGATGTCGGGTCGCCGGTGGTCTGGGCGGCCCGTTACCTGACGATGAACGGCCGGCGGCGACTCCTCGGGTCCTTCAACCACGGCACCATGGCCTGTGCGCTGCCGCTGGCCATTGGTGCACAAACCGCAGACCGGAACCGTCAGGTCGTCGCACTCGCGGGCGATGGTGGGCTCACCATGTTGTTCGGTGAGCTGATCACTTTGGTGCAGAACCGGTTACCGGTGAAGCTGATCGTGTTCAACAACTCGTCGCTGAACTTCGTGGAGCTGGAGATGAAAGCTGCCGGGATCGTCACTTTCGGCACGGACCTGCACAACCCCGACTTCGCGGAGGTTGCCCGCGCGTGCGGCTTGTTCACCCGCCGCGTCGAGCATCCTGCCGACCTGGAGTCAGCGATTGCCGACGTGCTCGAACATGACGGGCCGGCACTGGTCGACGTGGTGACAGCACGCAACGAACTCTCCATCCCGCCCGCGATCACCGCGGAACAGGCAAAGGGCTTCTCGCTGTATGCGATTCGCACCATTCTTGCCGGCCATTCGGACGAACTACTGGATCTGATCACCACCAATGTGGCACGCAGAATCCTCGACTGA
- a CDS encoding MaoC family dehydratase: protein MSDAAALGAFDPNEHRMVPARTFEELKVGEVFRAPSRTVTDAHGSAFQAISADNHPVHYDVEWARAHGHSAPVVHGLQVLAFTAPGATLFPHVIGDVFVRFDSLACRFLGEVHAGDTLYSQLQITELVTQGTEGRVKTAVSVRNQRGELVLDGEHIYVLKRQSA, encoded by the coding sequence ATGTCCGATGCCGCCGCGCTTGGTGCGTTCGATCCGAACGAACACCGCATGGTGCCCGCACGAACATTCGAGGAACTGAAGGTCGGAGAGGTCTTCCGCGCACCCAGCCGCACGGTCACCGACGCCCACGGTTCGGCCTTCCAAGCGATTTCGGCCGACAACCACCCTGTGCACTACGACGTGGAGTGGGCTCGGGCCCACGGTCATTCAGCACCGGTCGTGCACGGTTTGCAGGTGCTGGCCTTCACCGCGCCCGGGGCAACCCTGTTCCCGCACGTGATCGGCGACGTATTCGTCCGATTCGACAGTCTGGCATGCCGGTTCTTGGGCGAAGTGCATGCCGGCGATACCCTGTACTCCCAACTGCAGATCACTGAACTGGTCACCCAGGGCACGGAAGGCCGAGTCAAAACTGCTGTCTCCGTGAGGAATCAACGCGGCGAGCTGGTGCTCGACGGCGAACACATCTACGTACTGAAACGTCAGTCCGCATGA
- a CDS encoding thiamine pyrophosphate-dependent enzyme, whose translation MTDQDLNWHKAVDIDTLDEGEVAMCPVGLKTVALTKLEGRYGAIDNRCPHQGGPLGQGTLENDKIRCPWHGFDFDPFTGEAAGGPDFNVRTYPVEVREDGVYVGTPPPAAHPRTVSDVLVETMTNWGVDTVFGMVGHSNLGLAEAMHRAETDGKLRYFGIRHEGAAAFAAAAYGKLTGRPAACFGIAGPGSTNLLTGLYDAKSDRAPVLALSGNVDSSVAGKGAFQDIDLLAAFADVSAYSAMVRSGSDHAELMTMALKHAILERGVGHLVLPDEVQILGAPNQKASGPQGRMPDLRVSPPASALDQALELIATATRPLIVVGAGAKFDMPAVIALAERLNAPVLTTFKAKGQISDAHPLACGVLGRSGTPVASWMMNKSDLLLVFGASFSNHTGISPYKPIIQVDTDPMMLGRFRPVTVPVLGDVGVTATAVLDGLRPNPALADQRPEVAERWSVWRTEKGRRAVKHPDGRVAAATVFEELSRLVPENAVLAVDVGNHAYSFGRYFETTEQSVLMSGYLGSIGFGFPAAMGAWAAAPERPIVAITGDGGFGQYLADFTTAVKYDMNITHILLNNGELAKISEEQRGAEYAVWQTSLLNPDFAEYARSCGGYGRRVTNPAELGAAITEALNHPGPALVEIITDPSTH comes from the coding sequence GTGACTGATCAAGATCTCAACTGGCACAAGGCCGTCGATATCGACACGCTCGACGAGGGCGAGGTGGCCATGTGTCCGGTCGGGCTCAAGACCGTGGCACTGACCAAACTCGAAGGCCGCTACGGTGCCATCGACAACCGGTGCCCTCACCAGGGTGGTCCGCTCGGCCAGGGCACCCTGGAGAACGACAAAATCCGTTGTCCCTGGCATGGTTTCGACTTCGATCCGTTCACCGGCGAGGCCGCGGGCGGCCCTGATTTCAACGTGCGCACGTATCCGGTGGAGGTGCGCGAGGACGGCGTCTACGTCGGAACTCCGCCTCCGGCCGCACACCCGCGCACGGTGAGCGATGTACTCGTGGAGACCATGACCAACTGGGGAGTCGACACCGTTTTCGGCATGGTCGGCCACTCGAATCTCGGTCTCGCCGAGGCGATGCACCGAGCCGAAACGGATGGCAAACTGCGTTATTTCGGCATCCGGCACGAAGGGGCCGCGGCGTTCGCGGCGGCCGCCTACGGCAAGCTCACCGGCCGGCCCGCCGCGTGTTTCGGCATCGCCGGCCCTGGCTCTACCAACCTGCTGACCGGCCTGTACGACGCCAAATCCGACCGCGCCCCGGTCCTGGCACTGTCGGGCAATGTCGACTCCTCGGTCGCCGGTAAAGGCGCCTTCCAGGACATCGACCTGCTCGCCGCGTTCGCCGATGTCTCCGCGTACTCGGCAATGGTGCGCTCCGGCTCCGACCACGCTGAATTGATGACCATGGCCCTCAAACACGCGATCCTCGAACGGGGCGTCGGCCATCTCGTCCTCCCCGACGAGGTGCAGATTCTCGGGGCCCCGAACCAGAAAGCCTCTGGGCCCCAAGGCCGTATGCCCGACCTTCGGGTATCACCCCCCGCGTCCGCTCTCGACCAGGCGCTCGAGCTGATCGCGACAGCGACCCGGCCATTGATCGTCGTCGGCGCCGGGGCGAAGTTCGACATGCCGGCAGTCATCGCACTGGCCGAACGCTTGAACGCGCCCGTGCTGACCACATTCAAAGCCAAGGGACAGATCTCTGACGCCCACCCGCTCGCGTGCGGCGTGCTGGGCCGGTCGGGCACTCCTGTCGCGTCGTGGATGATGAACAAGTCCGACCTCCTGCTGGTGTTCGGCGCCTCCTTCTCGAATCACACCGGGATCTCGCCGTACAAACCGATCATCCAGGTGGATACCGACCCCATGATGCTCGGCCGGTTCCGTCCGGTGACGGTTCCGGTGCTCGGCGACGTGGGGGTCACCGCCACCGCCGTTCTCGACGGGCTTCGCCCGAACCCGGCGCTGGCGGACCAACGCCCGGAGGTCGCTGAGCGCTGGTCGGTCTGGCGTACGGAGAAAGGCCGGCGCGCCGTCAAACATCCGGACGGACGGGTAGCTGCCGCAACCGTTTTCGAGGAACTCAGCCGCCTGGTCCCGGAGAATGCCGTGTTGGCCGTCGATGTCGGCAATCACGCGTACTCGTTCGGGCGCTACTTCGAAACCACCGAGCAGTCGGTGCTCATGTCCGGCTATCTCGGCTCGATCGGGTTCGGTTTCCCGGCAGCCATGGGCGCGTGGGCGGCCGCGCCGGAGCGTCCGATCGTCGCGATCACCGGCGACGGCGGCTTCGGTCAGTACCTCGCCGACTTCACCACGGCGGTGAAGTACGACATGAACATCACCCACATCCTGCTGAACAACGGCGAGCTCGCGAAGATCAGCGAGGAGCAGCGCGGGGCCGAATACGCGGTTTGGCAGACGTCACTGCTCAATCCGGACTTCGCCGAGTACGCGAGAAGTTGCGGTGGCTACGGTCGCCGGGTAACCAACCCGGCAGAGCTTGGCGCAGCCATCACCGAGGCGCTCAACCATCCGGGCCCGGCACTGGTCGAAATCATCACGGACCCGAGTACGCACTAG
- a CDS encoding glyoxalase, translating into MWHAESSTELDPKVMVTNDSRRRAAAAAVLTGALVASCAGGQMHTPESSSPAPAASQAVGPQYDSVHVYVAPGQLDAFVRSWLATFGGSAKPQAVVTVTPTPSQTKSQLILSPVGTISAFEFTTAVPYPFGAERTGWLMADFDAGVQQARNAGAAVVVEPFPDPIGRDTVIEFPGGVNAQLYWHTTAPSYPPLASVPDNRIYLPAARADQFLKSYLQFTHGRLDADAAAADGVLIGKPGTTFRRIHLTSPFGDTLIAVTDGQLPYPYGRELAGYRVADVSAVVAKAVAAGATVLSAPVRSGSTTSAMLQWPGGYIAELHSD; encoded by the coding sequence ATGTGGCACGCAGAATCCTCGACTGAACTCGATCCGAAGGTGATGGTGACAAACGACTCGCGGCGCCGCGCTGCCGCCGCTGCGGTATTGACGGGCGCATTGGTGGCTTCCTGTGCCGGTGGCCAGATGCATACGCCGGAGTCGAGCAGTCCGGCTCCTGCGGCCAGCCAAGCGGTCGGCCCGCAGTACGACTCGGTGCACGTCTACGTTGCGCCGGGCCAACTCGACGCCTTTGTGCGCAGTTGGTTGGCCACATTCGGCGGATCGGCGAAGCCACAAGCTGTCGTTACCGTGACCCCCACACCCAGCCAGACGAAATCGCAGCTGATCTTGTCTCCGGTCGGCACCATCTCGGCGTTCGAGTTCACCACAGCGGTGCCGTACCCGTTCGGCGCCGAACGCACCGGCTGGCTGATGGCTGACTTCGACGCCGGAGTTCAACAGGCCCGCAACGCCGGTGCCGCGGTCGTGGTCGAGCCGTTCCCGGATCCGATCGGCCGCGATACCGTCATCGAGTTCCCCGGTGGCGTGAATGCCCAACTGTACTGGCACACAACAGCACCCAGTTATCCGCCGTTGGCATCGGTTCCTGACAACCGGATATATCTGCCCGCGGCGAGAGCGGATCAATTCCTCAAGAGCTATCTACAGTTCACTCACGGACGCCTCGACGCCGACGCCGCGGCCGCGGACGGGGTCCTGATCGGCAAGCCAGGTACCACCTTTCGCCGGATACACCTCACTTCACCGTTCGGCGACACGCTGATCGCGGTGACTGACGGCCAGTTGCCGTATCCGTATGGTCGCGAACTCGCCGGGTACCGCGTCGCTGATGTCTCTGCCGTCGTCGCGAAGGCGGTGGCTGCCGGTGCGACTGTGCTCAGTGCACCCGTGCGCTCCGGCAGCACTACGTCGGCAATGCTGCAGTGGCCGGGAGGCTACATCGCTGAACTCCACTCCGACTGA
- a CDS encoding NmrA/HSCARG family protein gives MAHTYAVIGATGATGGAVAGALVERGLRVRAIARNPQSPRAQELLQQGIEVAAADLGDEQALSDAFAGVAGVFAVTTPFEEGPDIEVAQGLHIIGAAAKARVPHLVYSSVSNADQHTGIPHFDSKAKIETALAASGVPHTIVGPTYFYDNLLGGIDELQSGRFSLPIPATTPLQQLSRRDLGRFVAIILHDPQRFTGLRIDVASDAPTPRQMTAALEHALGYPIELITYNPSQIASADMRAMFSFLSAQGYSADIADLHQRYPEVGWQTFNNWVDEHLTAPAGRR, from the coding sequence ATGGCTCACACATACGCGGTTATCGGTGCCACCGGCGCCACCGGCGGTGCGGTCGCCGGCGCCCTCGTCGAGCGTGGCCTGCGAGTACGCGCCATCGCGCGCAACCCCCAATCGCCTCGGGCACAGGAACTTCTGCAACAGGGCATCGAGGTCGCCGCGGCTGACCTCGGCGACGAACAAGCCCTCAGCGACGCCTTCGCCGGCGTCGCGGGAGTCTTCGCGGTGACCACCCCCTTCGAGGAAGGCCCCGATATCGAAGTGGCCCAAGGTTTGCACATCATCGGCGCCGCAGCGAAAGCCCGGGTCCCCCATCTGGTCTACTCATCGGTGTCCAATGCCGACCAGCACACCGGGATCCCGCATTTCGACAGCAAGGCCAAGATCGAAACGGCGCTGGCCGCCTCGGGCGTGCCCCACACCATCGTCGGTCCGACCTACTTCTACGACAATCTGCTCGGCGGAATCGATGAGCTCCAATCAGGCCGATTTTCTTTGCCGATTCCGGCAACCACTCCGCTGCAACAGCTTTCCCGGCGCGACTTGGGCCGGTTCGTCGCCATCATCCTGCATGACCCACAACGCTTTACGGGGCTGCGCATCGACGTCGCGTCCGACGCGCCGACACCGCGCCAAATGACCGCGGCCCTCGAGCACGCGTTGGGCTACCCGATCGAGCTGATCACCTACAACCCCTCCCAAATCGCCTCCGCCGATATGCGGGCCATGTTCAGTTTCCTGTCCGCGCAGGGATACAGCGCCGACATCGCCGACCTGCATCAGCGCTATCCGGAGGTCGGATGGCAGACCTTCAACAACTGGGTGGACGAGCACCTCACCGCACCCGCGGGCCGCCGGTAG
- a CDS encoding alpha/beta fold hydrolase, producing MPTIRTTDGVDIFFKDWGSGQPVVFSHGWPLSSDDWDTQMLFFLQHGYRVIAHDRRGHGRSTQVGHGHDMDHYADDLAAIVEHLDLTDALHVGHSTGGGEVVRYLSRHGQDRAAKAVLISSVPPLMVKTDANSGGVPKQVFDDLQAQVASNRSGLYRDFAAGPFFGFNRPGVEPSEAIIQNWWRQGMMGGAKDHYDGIVAFSQTDFTDDLKTTTVPTLVMHGDDDQVVPYENSGLLSAKLLPNGSLKTYSGFPHGMPTTHASTINADLLEFFRC from the coding sequence ATGCCCACGATACGGACCACCGACGGTGTCGACATCTTTTTCAAGGACTGGGGCAGCGGACAGCCCGTTGTGTTCAGCCATGGATGGCCGCTCTCGTCCGACGACTGGGACACCCAGATGCTGTTCTTCCTGCAGCACGGGTATCGGGTGATCGCTCACGATCGGCGCGGCCATGGGCGTTCGACCCAGGTCGGCCACGGCCACGACATGGACCATTACGCCGACGATCTCGCTGCTATCGTCGAGCATCTCGATCTGACCGACGCGTTGCATGTCGGGCACTCCACCGGCGGTGGGGAAGTGGTGCGCTACTTGAGCCGTCACGGCCAGGACCGCGCAGCCAAGGCGGTGTTGATCAGCTCTGTACCACCGTTGATGGTCAAGACCGACGCCAACTCAGGCGGTGTCCCCAAACAGGTTTTCGACGATCTGCAGGCGCAGGTCGCGTCCAACAGGTCCGGGCTGTACCGAGATTTCGCCGCCGGACCGTTCTTCGGCTTCAACCGTCCTGGTGTCGAGCCATCCGAAGCCATCATCCAAAACTGGTGGCGTCAAGGCATGATGGGCGGAGCCAAGGACCATTATGACGGAATCGTCGCGTTCTCGCAGACCGATTTCACCGACGATCTGAAGACGACGACAGTGCCCACGCTGGTGATGCATGGCGACGACGACCAAGTCGTTCCCTACGAGAATTCCGGTCTGCTGTCGGCCAAGTTGTTGCCCAATGGCTCATTGAAGACGTATTCCGGCTTCCCACACGGTATGCCGACCACCCATGCGTCGACCATCAATGCCGACCTCCTGGAGTTCTTCCGGTGCTAG
- a CDS encoding alpha/beta hydrolase produces MSRDVVLDPMIARLVAAMATPPTLGQLGPQDGRLALREAQQTVIEQPGTVARFHTAPVGPSGLVGFWLVRPLNEHGPLPTVFYVHGGRFMFGDADTHGRVVGAIAARCRAAVVVPEYSRAPEARYPVALEECYAALLWVRDNAESLGVDAKAIALAGDCAGATIATAVTMVCKARGGPRLRAQLLYYPPTDARCEYPSHSAYGEGYLLTSDEQAWYWDQYCDGDVDCPTVSPLRAPVADLGGLPPTLIITAEADVVRDEGEAFGERLREAGVSVTCTRYLGTVHDFVVLSQLSGTPSARAALDQGVRFLDEAIHR; encoded by the coding sequence GTGAGCCGAGACGTGGTGCTGGATCCAATGATCGCGCGTCTGGTCGCAGCCATGGCCACGCCCCCCACGCTGGGCCAGCTGGGCCCGCAAGACGGTCGGCTGGCGCTGCGTGAGGCGCAGCAAACCGTCATCGAGCAGCCTGGAACAGTGGCGCGGTTTCACACCGCGCCGGTGGGTCCTTCTGGTCTGGTGGGGTTCTGGTTGGTACGACCGCTCAACGAGCATGGCCCACTGCCGACGGTGTTCTACGTGCACGGCGGCCGATTCATGTTCGGCGACGCGGACACTCACGGGCGCGTGGTCGGGGCCATCGCCGCGCGCTGTCGCGCCGCCGTCGTGGTTCCTGAATACAGTCGGGCGCCGGAAGCGCGATACCCGGTTGCTCTCGAAGAGTGTTATGCCGCGCTGCTGTGGGTTCGTGACAACGCGGAGTCGTTGGGTGTCGATGCGAAAGCGATTGCGCTGGCCGGTGATTGCGCGGGTGCGACGATCGCGACGGCCGTCACCATGGTCTGCAAGGCTCGCGGTGGTCCGCGGCTGCGCGCGCAGCTGCTGTACTATCCGCCAACTGATGCGCGGTGCGAATACCCGTCCCACAGCGCGTATGGGGAGGGCTATCTGCTGACCAGCGACGAGCAGGCCTGGTATTGGGATCAATACTGCGACGGTGACGTCGACTGCCCGACGGTATCTCCGCTTCGCGCACCGGTCGCGGATCTCGGCGGGTTACCGCCGACATTGATAATCACCGCCGAGGCCGACGTGGTGCGTGATGAAGGTGAAGCATTTGGTGAACGGCTGCGCGAAGCAGGGGTTTCGGTAACCTGCACCCGGTATCTGGGTACGGTGCACGATTTCGTCGTGCTCAGTCAGCTCAGTGGCACACCGTCTGCCCGGGCCGCACTCGACCAGGGCGTGAGATTCCTCGACGAAGCGATACACCGATGA
- a CDS encoding helix-turn-helix transcriptional regulator, with translation MTLTHSQSPIVGRGQLIGLITEVASGVAAAPQAVILVGEPGIGKSTLLRFAVASLEPQRVTVLFAGGSEPDHVRPFTALTELIWPITERIGELPAPLRDALHDIVNGGPAAEGHGPALIQQAVLALLAIVAAHLPVVIVLDDFDRFDPDSRQVLTYVISRVPHLAIRLLISARRMDLLNGLDRAIRVVEVAPLTDAAAAELIESQSLAPDASVRGEIIRWSGGNPLALIESARFYGKTGSVRFRGNHMVGSGFAHALFAAQLSELPPDARRLTLFAAAGAGYETIDTVTAAAGFGADLWRWEPAIARSLVSVTEDRRVQFSHALLRSVAYSEGDLADRRTAHIALAASPQLDVACRAWHLASAAAGPDETVAALLEQGAERSRQRGGYLEVARALQRAAELSPGAQDAARRFTLASVAANFGGDPSWALSLNASAVQRSEDPEIVGHAALTRASVLLQSARPAEAAEVVRSALDGATPSNSRVRLALMYTGASAAYYSGELVHRSRLGRWLQDSDRDILGETVIPTPFPAAAGPVQRAYIAMYAQAASSAHDRPASWDRRWLHPMSAPVEPFRRLVVGAMAYATEDSALAVTELREAVEQLKAAGGLRGFTFAIAPLAWGLHDTGRWSELRALLDETETLCGVYDLALLHAESNVVRAHLLSCCGDTDAADAAIDAASRVIADKCGTATRAASTWATGRNALARSEFESAYLAFRQMFDADGEPTHFVVSHRAIADLAWAAARSSRLEEARPLVASIGRQLGSDPPVRLRLLRHQALALTITTHLAERHYRLAVFDPAGDQWPMERARARLHYGEWLRRARRPAEARTQLTAALQVFERLGAAPYAQIARAELRAAGVGASTGTNAVAGLDSLTAQERQIVSMAASGLTNPEIGQRLNLSPRTIASHLYNVYPKLGVSRRHQLRDLLGD, from the coding sequence GTGACACTGACACATTCGCAGTCGCCGATCGTCGGGCGCGGTCAGCTGATCGGTCTGATCACCGAGGTGGCCTCTGGTGTCGCGGCCGCGCCTCAGGCAGTGATTTTGGTCGGCGAACCGGGTATCGGTAAGTCGACGCTGCTGCGTTTCGCGGTGGCATCGCTGGAACCACAGCGGGTGACTGTGCTCTTTGCCGGTGGTTCTGAGCCCGACCATGTACGGCCCTTCACCGCATTGACCGAGTTGATCTGGCCTATTACCGAGCGAATTGGCGAGTTGCCCGCGCCGCTGCGGGACGCCTTGCACGACATCGTCAATGGCGGCCCCGCCGCTGAGGGGCACGGACCGGCGCTGATTCAGCAGGCAGTGCTGGCTCTGCTGGCGATCGTCGCCGCCCATCTGCCCGTGGTGATCGTGCTCGACGACTTCGACCGGTTCGACCCGGACTCCCGCCAGGTGCTCACGTACGTGATCAGTCGGGTTCCGCACCTTGCCATCCGATTGTTGATCAGCGCCCGGCGGATGGACCTGCTCAATGGCCTGGACCGTGCCATCCGGGTGGTCGAGGTTGCGCCCCTGACCGATGCCGCGGCGGCGGAGCTGATCGAGTCCCAGTCGCTGGCCCCTGACGCGAGCGTCCGCGGTGAGATCATCCGCTGGTCCGGCGGTAATCCGTTGGCTCTCATCGAATCCGCCCGGTTTTACGGCAAAACGGGTTCGGTCAGGTTCCGGGGTAACCACATGGTCGGTTCCGGATTTGCGCACGCGTTGTTCGCCGCGCAACTGTCGGAGCTGCCGCCGGATGCGAGGCGGCTGACGTTGTTCGCCGCCGCAGGGGCCGGCTACGAGACCATCGACACCGTCACGGCCGCAGCCGGTTTCGGTGCGGACTTGTGGCGGTGGGAGCCTGCCATCGCACGGTCCCTGGTGAGCGTCACCGAGGACCGACGTGTGCAGTTCAGTCACGCCTTGCTCCGCAGTGTGGCCTACAGCGAAGGGGACCTGGCTGATCGGCGCACCGCCCATATTGCTCTGGCCGCTTCCCCGCAATTGGACGTGGCTTGCCGCGCTTGGCATCTGGCGTCGGCGGCGGCCGGTCCCGACGAGACCGTGGCAGCTCTGTTGGAGCAGGGCGCGGAGCGCTCGCGACAGCGTGGTGGCTACCTCGAGGTGGCGAGGGCACTGCAGCGGGCCGCTGAATTGAGCCCTGGTGCCCAGGATGCGGCCCGGCGATTCACGCTGGCCTCGGTGGCGGCCAACTTCGGCGGTGACCCGTCCTGGGCGCTGTCGCTGAATGCCAGTGCAGTCCAGCGCTCGGAGGACCCGGAGATAGTCGGTCATGCCGCGTTGACTCGAGCCTCGGTGCTGCTGCAATCAGCGCGGCCGGCAGAGGCAGCCGAAGTGGTTCGCAGCGCGCTCGACGGTGCAACTCCGTCCAACTCACGCGTGCGGCTGGCGTTGATGTACACCGGCGCATCGGCGGCGTACTACTCCGGAGAATTGGTGCACCGGAGCCGCCTTGGCCGCTGGCTACAGGATTCTGATCGAGATATATTGGGGGAGACCGTAATTCCTACGCCCTTCCCCGCAGCGGCCGGGCCTGTACAACGTGCATATATCGCCATGTACGCACAGGCCGCGAGCAGCGCCCACGATCGTCCAGCGTCATGGGATCGGCGTTGGCTGCATCCGATGTCCGCTCCGGTCGAGCCGTTTCGGCGCCTCGTTGTGGGAGCGATGGCGTATGCCACGGAGGACAGTGCCCTGGCGGTCACCGAATTGCGGGAAGCCGTCGAGCAGCTCAAAGCAGCCGGTGGTCTGCGCGGCTTCACGTTCGCCATCGCGCCGCTGGCATGGGGGCTGCACGATACCGGTCGGTGGTCAGAACTGCGGGCACTGCTGGACGAGACCGAAACCTTGTGCGGGGTCTACGATCTGGCGTTGCTTCACGCCGAAAGCAACGTCGTGCGTGCCCATCTGTTGTCATGTTGTGGTGATACGGACGCGGCGGACGCCGCCATCGACGCGGCGTCACGTGTCATCGCCGACAAATGCGGCACCGCAACCCGAGCCGCATCGACGTGGGCCACCGGGCGGAACGCGCTGGCCCGCAGCGAGTTCGAATCTGCCTACCTGGCGTTTCGGCAGATGTTCGACGCCGATGGCGAACCGACTCATTTCGTCGTATCCCATCGGGCAATCGCGGATCTGGCGTGGGCCGCCGCGCGCAGCAGTCGCCTGGAAGAGGCCCGGCCATTGGTGGCCTCGATCGGCCGCCAGCTCGGGTCTGATCCTCCTGTGCGACTGCGGCTTCTGCGACACCAGGCGCTTGCGCTGACGATCACCACGCATCTGGCCGAACGCCACTACCGACTGGCCGTGTTCGATCCTGCCGGTGACCAGTGGCCGATGGAACGCGCACGGGCCCGCCTGCACTACGGCGAATGGTTGCGGCGGGCGCGTCGTCCTGCCGAGGCTCGAACCCAGCTCACAGCTGCCCTTCAGGTATTCGAACGGCTCGGCGCGGCTCCGTATGCACAGATCGCGCGCGCCGAACTTCGTGCCGCCGGTGTGGGGGCATCGACGGGTACCAATGCCGTCGCCGGCCTCGATTCACTGACTGCGCAGGAACGGCAGATCGTCTCGATGGCAGCCTCGGGGCTGACGAATCCCGAGATCGGCCAACGACTCAATCTATCGCCGCGAACGATCGCTTCCCACCTGTACAACGTGTATCCCAAGCTGGGAGTCAGTCGGCGCCATCAACTGCGGGATCTGTTGGGGGACTAG
- a CDS encoding oxidoreductase, which produces MAVAPNYQIPFAARVREAAQLPTAGVGLITEPEQADSIIADGQADAVFLARVLLRNPAWVRQAAERLGHQLAYPPNYRRAFT; this is translated from the coding sequence ATCGCCGTCGCGCCGAACTATCAGATACCGTTCGCGGCCCGCGTACGTGAAGCTGCGCAGCTACCCACCGCGGGTGTCGGGTTGATCACCGAACCAGAGCAAGCCGACAGCATCATCGCCGATGGGCAGGCCGATGCGGTGTTCCTCGCCCGCGTCCTGCTACGAAACCCCGCGTGGGTCCGGCAGGCGGCTGAGCGCCTCGGACATCAATTGGCCTATCCCCCGAATTATCGACGAGCTTTCACGTAA